In a single window of the Streptococcus ilei genome:
- a CDS encoding glycoside hydrolase family 13 protein produces MELTAIYHRPESEYAYLYKDGQLHIRIRTKKEDIKRIVLHYGDPFIFIEDLYEATKEMDKVTTDDLFDYWQVSVSVRHARIQYLFELEDTAGEKILYGDRGVAAYNKENLNFVMNGFKLPFIHEIDGCAVPEWVAQTVWYQIFPERFANGNPAISPEGVRPWDASIAPQVLDFFGGDLQGIIDHLDYLQELGITGLYLCPIFESPSNHKYDTIDYFEIDRHFGDKETFRQLVKEAHARGMKIMLDAVFNHIGYDSPQWQDVVKYGEDSIYKDWFHIKEFPVETDNLWNSRDLSYHAFAFAGFMPKLNTANPEVKAYLLKVATYWIEEFDIDAWRLDVANEIDHQFWRDFRKAVLAKKPDLYILGEIWHSSQPWLKGDEFHAVMNYPLSESIKDYFLRGHKETKRFIWEINSQSMYYRQQISEVMFNLLDSHDTERILTTAKGDLQSVKSALAFLYLQRGTPCIYYGTELALIGGPDPDCRRVMPWERVSADNDMLNFMKDLIQLRKEVAGMIQYGKVSLEEIEPDVVAVKWQYEGDIIKAYFNHSKKDIVLESGQADLISHGSISDDRLIIQPNGFVIYREDK; encoded by the coding sequence ATGGAATTAACAGCGATTTATCACCGGCCTGAATCGGAGTACGCCTATCTTTATAAGGACGGCCAGCTTCACATTCGCATCCGGACCAAGAAAGAAGATATCAAACGAATTGTCTTGCACTATGGAGATCCCTTTATTTTTATAGAGGATCTTTATGAGGCAACTAAGGAAATGGACAAGGTGACGACCGACGACCTCTTTGATTATTGGCAAGTGTCGGTATCTGTCCGCCATGCACGGATCCAGTACCTCTTTGAATTAGAGGACACAGCGGGAGAGAAGATCTTGTACGGGGACCGAGGTGTAGCAGCCTACAACAAGGAGAATTTAAACTTTGTCATGAACGGCTTTAAGCTTCCTTTTATCCATGAGATTGATGGGTGTGCTGTTCCGGAATGGGTGGCGCAGACGGTTTGGTATCAGATTTTTCCTGAGCGCTTTGCCAATGGGAATCCAGCCATTTCACCAGAAGGTGTTCGTCCTTGGGATGCCTCTATTGCTCCTCAAGTATTGGATTTCTTTGGTGGTGATTTGCAAGGGATCATCGATCATCTGGACTACTTGCAGGAGTTAGGGATCACAGGGCTCTACCTTTGTCCTATTTTTGAGTCTCCAAGTAACCACAAGTACGATACCATTGATTATTTTGAAATTGATCGGCATTTTGGAGATAAGGAGACCTTCCGCCAGCTAGTGAAAGAGGCCCATGCGCGTGGGATGAAGATCATGCTGGATGCCGTCTTCAACCATATTGGCTATGATTCACCCCAATGGCAAGATGTGGTCAAATACGGGGAAGATTCGATTTATAAGGACTGGTTCCATATTAAAGAATTCCCGGTAGAGACAGATAATCTGTGGAATAGTCGCGACTTGTCTTACCATGCTTTTGCCTTTGCGGGCTTTATGCCTAAGCTCAATACGGCTAATCCTGAGGTGAAGGCCTATCTCTTGAAGGTGGCGACTTACTGGATTGAAGAGTTTGATATTGATGCTTGGCGACTGGATGTGGCTAATGAGATCGACCATCAATTCTGGCGGGATTTCCGTAAGGCGGTCTTAGCCAAGAAGCCGGATCTCTATATCCTCGGAGAAATCTGGCATTCGTCCCAACCATGGCTCAAGGGCGATGAGTTCCATGCCGTTATGAACTATCCCCTCTCTGAAAGTATCAAGGATTATTTCCTGCGGGGGCATAAGGAGACCAAACGCTTCATTTGGGAGATCAATAGCCAGTCCATGTACTACAGACAGCAGATTTCTGAGGTCATGTTTAACCTCTTGGACTCCCATGATACAGAGCGCATTTTGACGACGGCTAAAGGCGATCTTCAGTCCGTCAAGTCTGCTCTGGCCTTCCTCTATCTGCAACGCGGAACGCCTTGTATCTATTATGGAACGGAGCTAGCCCTCATCGGTGGTCCAGACCCAGATTGCCGCCGTGTCATGCCTTGGGAGCGCGTGTCAGCGGACAATGACATGCTGAACTTTATGAAGGACTTGATCCAGCTCCGAAAAGAAGTAGCGGGCATGATTCAGTATGGCAAGGTTAGCTTGGAAGAGATTGAACCAGATGTGGTAGCAGTGAAATGGCAATATGAAGGTGATATTATCAAAGCCTACTTTAACCACTCAAAGAAAGACATTGTCCTAGAAAGCGGACAGGCAGATCTGATCAGTCATGGAAGCATTTCCGATGATCGATTGATCATTCAGCCAAATGGCTTTGTTATTTATAGAGAAGATAAGTAA
- a CDS encoding DUF4336 domain-containing protein — MEVKKYSPLNSLKKIADNLWIVDGEEVLMNFKLFKVPFSTRMTVIRLQNGGLWVHSPIKPSDNLLFEIKQLGEVKHLIAPNVLHYSYINEWHELFPEAEVWLASGVQKRARKSGMNLYYGHELEKANWNEEICFTTFEGSFYVKEVVFFHTESSTLILTDLIENIETENLSIFEKLLLKIGDNHYPNGKTPRDLRMTFLFGKKQALKSYHKIKKWEPKNIIISHGPCIIGQTKEMLNQAFFWLEK, encoded by the coding sequence ATGGAAGTCAAAAAATATAGTCCGCTCAATTCATTAAAAAAGATAGCAGATAACCTCTGGATTGTAGATGGGGAAGAAGTACTGATGAATTTCAAACTCTTCAAAGTGCCTTTTTCAACTAGAATGACAGTTATCCGTCTGCAGAATGGTGGTCTTTGGGTGCATTCGCCGATTAAGCCTAGTGATAATTTACTTTTTGAAATCAAGCAATTAGGTGAGGTAAAACACCTTATTGCACCCAATGTCTTACATTATAGTTATATAAATGAGTGGCACGAACTATTTCCGGAAGCAGAAGTATGGCTAGCTAGTGGTGTTCAAAAGCGTGCCAGAAAATCGGGAATGAATTTATATTATGGTCATGAACTAGAGAAAGCCAATTGGAACGAGGAAATTTGTTTTACAACATTTGAGGGAAGTTTTTACGTGAAAGAGGTTGTTTTTTTCCATACTGAAAGTTCAACTCTAATTTTAACGGATCTTATTGAAAACATAGAAACAGAAAATTTATCGATTTTTGAAAAGCTACTGTTAAAAATAGGTGATAATCACTATCCAAATGGTAAAACACCAAGAGATTTAAGAATGACCTTTTTATTTGGTAAAAAACAAGCATTGAAGAGTTATCATAAAATAAAGAAATGGGAACCTAAGAATATTATTATTTCTCATGGACCGTGTATCATTGGACAAACAAAAGAGATGTTAAACCAAGCGTTCTTTTGGCTAGAGAAATAG
- a CDS encoding type II toxin-antitoxin system RelE/ParE family toxin — protein MTKLKRYQVFLADQAKQDLRGIHDYILVNFYSQQAADGKVDLLLSALETLELFPEACPLVSSRGYGEMTNDVKPYRYMPIENYLAFYYIEKHTVYVARILSAKQDWVKIFYK, from the coding sequence TTGACTAAGTTGAAACGCTATCAGGTCTTTCTTGCAGATCAGGCTAAGCAGGACTTGCGTGGCATTCACGACTATATTCTTGTGAATTTTTATAGCCAGCAAGCTGCAGATGGCAAAGTTGATTTGCTATTAAGTGCTCTTGAGACCCTAGAACTGTTTCCAGAAGCCTGTCCTCTGGTATCAAGCCGGGGCTATGGTGAGATGACGAATGATGTGAAACCCTATCGTTATATGCCAATAGAGAACTATCTCGCATTTTATTATATTGAGAAGCATACAGTGTATGTTGCTCGTATACTCAGTGCAAAGCAGGATTGGGTCAAGATTTTTTATAAGTAG
- a CDS encoding GNAT family N-acetyltransferase: MMNRIVDDQITLIPYYRNDEISLLWYQDSEVCKQVDNTDQIYDVTKLHKMYDYLSSHGSCYYIQYEGVLVGDVTLQDNSELSIVISKEYQNLQIGRRCISEMIQMAKEKEMVKVTAQIYPFNTQSQRMFLALGFQKVDEEWYEYKLI; this comes from the coding sequence ATGATGAATAGAATAGTAGACGATCAGATCACTCTTATTCCTTATTATAGGAATGATGAGATCTCCCTTCTTTGGTATCAAGATAGTGAGGTTTGCAAACAGGTGGATAATACTGATCAGATTTACGATGTAACAAAACTTCATAAAATGTATGATTACCTATCTTCACATGGTTCTTGCTATTATATCCAATATGAGGGAGTGTTAGTTGGAGATGTGACACTTCAAGATAATTCAGAGCTTTCTATAGTGATCAGCAAAGAGTATCAGAATTTACAGATCGGAAGACGGTGTATTTCTGAAATGATACAGATGGCCAAAGAGAAAGAAATGGTTAAGGTAACTGCTCAAATTTATCCTTTTAATACTCAAAGTCAAAGAATGTTTTTGGCTTTGGGATTTCAGAAAGTAGACGAAGAGTGGTATGAATATAAGTTGATTTAG
- a CDS encoding DNA/RNA non-specific endonuclease, translated as MVTKRFLKNVIVGIVAVFMTLTFVQGAQAEQTGLDYQSLHLLTFNSNKQLVLGEFDHLGRATSAHIQLQDKDEPKQKREPRLSYNPVGWHNYKIAYGNKGKKAWLFHRGHLIGYQFSGLTNEGKNLVPLTAWTNTGNYKGTADSNVEGMLYYEKRLDSWLATHPNYWLDYKVTPVYTGDELIPRQVTLQYVGIDRDGNLLPINLSSPKESVDAYGITTVTLDNYSKNATIDYLKGTAKPSLVPTEPSSQPQPASPSVETQPIQAPQPSQPAMPAQPVQPVEPAAPVQPVEPAEPTPQLAPVVYVARNGSADVYWYSKDSMPRNTNFAKVVEMSEEQALSLGKRHTSKE; from the coding sequence ATGGTTACAAAACGATTTTTGAAAAATGTCATCGTTGGGATAGTCGCGGTTTTCATGACCTTAACTTTTGTTCAAGGGGCCCAAGCTGAGCAAACTGGACTCGATTACCAGAGTCTTCATCTACTGACTTTTAATAGCAATAAGCAGCTAGTACTGGGGGAATTTGATCATTTAGGTCGTGCGACCTCCGCTCATATTCAGCTGCAGGATAAGGATGAACCTAAGCAGAAAAGAGAGCCACGTCTCAGCTATAATCCGGTTGGCTGGCACAATTATAAGATTGCTTATGGAAACAAGGGAAAGAAGGCCTGGTTGTTCCATAGAGGGCATTTGATCGGCTATCAGTTTAGCGGTCTGACCAATGAAGGGAAAAATCTGGTTCCTCTAACTGCATGGACCAATACGGGGAATTATAAAGGGACAGCGGATAGCAATGTGGAGGGCATGCTCTACTACGAGAAACGACTCGATAGCTGGCTGGCCACTCATCCAAATTACTGGTTAGACTACAAGGTGACTCCGGTCTATACGGGGGATGAATTGATTCCTCGGCAGGTGACCTTGCAATATGTAGGAATTGATCGAGATGGCAACCTTCTACCAATCAATTTAAGTAGTCCCAAAGAGTCAGTAGATGCTTATGGTATTACCACCGTTACCTTGGACAACTACTCTAAGAATGCGACCATTGACTATCTGAAGGGGACTGCCAAGCCATCTTTAGTGCCGACAGAACCTAGTAGTCAACCTCAACCTGCTAGTCCTTCTGTAGAGACGCAACCAATTCAAGCCCCTCAACCGAGTCAGCCAGCAATGCCTGCACAGCCAGTTCAACCTGTAGAGCCTGCAGCACCAGTCCAACCTGTCGAGCCTGCAGAGCCAACTCCTCAACTAGCTCCAGTTGTTTATGTGGCCAGAAATGGGAGTGCGGATGTTTATTGGTATTCTAAAGATAGCATGCCACGAAATACCAACTTTGCGAAAGTAGTTGAAATGTCAGAAGAGCAAGCGCTAAGTCTTGGAAAGCGGCATACAAGTAAGGAATGA
- a CDS encoding alpha/beta fold hydrolase encodes MKFHEFGDRNSPSILLIHGGGSSWWNYLRQARILSEDYRVILPTLNGHGEEYQLDYVSTEDSALEILNYIKANCGGKLFAIGGVSLGGQIAMELLSLDSEIAEKAIIDGSLCIPQPRLAKISIFLVALFGKLMFSKFSCKLQLSMMDKLYPKLAYPEEIKAYYLEGLPRTPIKTLVTIYKTYMGRYKLKETISASKAQVLYIYGEKELNCVKASAKLFQQLHPNTILYEAKGYNHGYLSAYLPQEWIDLVVPFLENND; translated from the coding sequence ATGAAATTCCATGAATTTGGTGATAGGAATTCGCCTTCTATCTTACTGATACATGGCGGTGGCAGTTCTTGGTGGAATTATCTTCGTCAAGCACGTATTTTATCAGAAGATTACCGTGTTATTCTACCCACTTTGAATGGCCACGGTGAAGAGTATCAACTCGATTATGTTTCTACGGAAGATTCTGCTTTGGAGATCCTAAACTATATCAAAGCAAACTGTGGTGGGAAGCTGTTTGCGATCGGTGGCGTTTCACTTGGCGGTCAAATTGCCATGGAGCTTTTATCCTTAGACAGCGAGATAGCTGAGAAGGCCATCATAGATGGAAGTCTCTGTATTCCTCAACCAAGGTTAGCTAAAATCAGCATTTTTCTAGTAGCTCTATTTGGTAAATTGATGTTCAGTAAATTCTCTTGCAAACTTCAATTAAGCATGATGGACAAACTCTATCCTAAACTGGCTTATCCAGAGGAAATAAAAGCATATTATTTAGAGGGTCTGCCAAGGACACCTATCAAAACATTGGTGACCATTTACAAAACCTATATGGGGCGTTACAAGCTGAAGGAGACGATTTCTGCTAGCAAGGCCCAGGTTCTGTATATCTATGGTGAAAAAGAATTAAACTGTGTGAAAGCATCGGCGAAATTATTTCAGCAGCTACATCCCAACACTATCCTGTATGAAGCAAAGGGGTATAACCATGGCTATCTATCAGCTTACCTGCCTCAAGAGTGGATTGATTTGGTGGTACCATTTTTGGAGAATAACGATTGA
- a CDS encoding RDD family protein, with translation MRKGETVMKILAINPISFKKRKTEFLFDYLFILAYLVFLFLCSMLIYMIFFNGVPEFTEIQSQWLVFFTSVLPIMLLFTFLDYTKNGSFGKVKAGLELVYQKKTVQASFIRNIIKFLPWQLGHMGTIHGFYRNFDGLSIILSISATLLAVLLLAMTLFRKDKRHLGDLLAHTQVQLKEE, from the coding sequence ATGAGAAAGGGGGAGACAGTGATGAAGATATTAGCAATCAATCCTATTTCGTTTAAAAAAAGAAAGACAGAATTTCTGTTTGATTATCTTTTCATTCTAGCTTATTTAGTTTTTCTATTTTTATGTTCGATGCTTATTTACATGATCTTTTTTAATGGCGTCCCAGAGTTTACAGAAATTCAGTCGCAGTGGCTTGTATTTTTCACCTCTGTTTTGCCAATCATGCTCCTTTTCACATTCTTGGATTATACAAAAAATGGGAGTTTTGGGAAGGTAAAAGCGGGACTTGAACTGGTCTACCAGAAAAAAACAGTGCAAGCTAGCTTCATCAGAAATATCATCAAATTTTTACCTTGGCAACTTGGTCATATGGGCACGATTCATGGCTTCTATAGAAATTTTGATGGATTATCCATTATCCTCTCGATTTCGGCGACTCTACTCGCAGTTTTGCTACTGGCAATGACGCTGTTTAGGAAAGATAAGAGACATCTAGGTGACCTGCTAGCCCATACTCAAGTACAACTAAAAGAAGAATAG